In Ruegeria sp. YS9, the genomic window ACAGGGTGTCACCCGTGGTGGTGTCTTTCAGACCCGCCAACGCGATGATGTCGCCTGCAAACGCTTCTTCGATCTCTTCCCGGTTGTTCGAGTGCATCATCATCATACGACCGATGCGCTCTTTCTTGCCTTTGGTCGAGTTCAGGATCGAGTCACCCTTGTTCAGCACACCCGAGTAAATCCGGGTGAAGGTCAGCGAGCCAACGAAGGGGTCGTTCATGATTTTGAACGCCAGGCCCGAGAAGGCCATGTCATCGTCAGCGCGACGCGCGATGTTACGGACTTCTTCTTCGTCACCGGGTTTGAAGCCCATGTAGTCGACAACGTCCAACGGGCTGGGCAGGTAGTCGATCACAGCGTTGAGCAGCGGCTGAACGCCTTTGTTTTTGAACGCGGAACCACCCAGTACCGGAACGAACGCGATGTCCAGCGTACCCTTGCGCAGCAGTTTGCGCAGGGTCGGAACGTCGGGCTCATTGCCTTCCAGGTATTCCATCATCGCGTCGTCGTCCATTTCGACGGCCGCTTCGATCATCTTGCCGCGCCATTCTTCAGCCATGTCTTTCAGGCTGTCGCGGATCGGTGCTTTGATCCAGCTTGCGCCCAGATCTTCGCCCTGCCACAGCCATTCTTCCATGGTGACCAGGTCGATCAGACCTTCCAGCTCGGACTCGGCGCCGATCGGGATACCAACCGGAACAGCACGTGCGCCGGTGCGGTCTTCGATCATGCGAACGCAGTTGAAGAAATCTGCGCCGATCTTGTCCATCTTGTTGACGAAAACCATGCGCGGAACCTTGTAGCGGTCAGCCTGACGCCACACGGTTTCGGTCTGGGGCTCAACACCGGCGTTTGCGTCCAGAACGCAGACGGCACCGTCGAGAACCGCCAGCGAGCGTTCAACTTCGATGGTGAAGTCAACGTGGCCGGGGGTGTCGATGATGTTCAGGCGGTGCTTGGGGGTATCGGCGGTTTTACCGTCTTCGGTGCGTTCCCAGAAAGTGGTGGTCGCAGCCGAGGTGATGGTGATGCCGCGTTCCTGCTCCTGCTCCATCCAGTCCATGGTGGCGGCACC contains:
- the fusA gene encoding elongation factor G encodes the protein MAREYPLELYRNFGIMAHIDAGKTTCSERILYYTGKSHNIGEVHDGAATMDWMEQEQERGITITSAATTTFWERTEDGKTADTPKHRLNIIDTPGHVDFTIEVERSLAVLDGAVCVLDANAGVEPQTETVWRQADRYKVPRMVFVNKMDKIGADFFNCVRMIEDRTGARAVPVGIPIGAESELEGLIDLVTMEEWLWQGEDLGASWIKAPIRDSLKDMAEEWRGKMIEAAVEMDDDAMMEYLEGNEPDVPTLRKLLRKGTLDIAFVPVLGGSAFKNKGVQPLLNAVIDYLPSPLDVVDYMGFKPGDEEEVRNIARRADDDMAFSGLAFKIMNDPFVGSLTFTRIYSGVLNKGDSILNSTKGKKERIGRMMMMHSNNREEIEEAFAGDIIALAGLKDTTTGDTLCDAKDPVVLETMTFPDPVIEIAVEPKTKGDQEKMSQGLARLAAEDPSFRVETDLESGQTIMKGMGELHLDILVDRLKREFKVEANIGAPQVAYRETISMPVEHTYTHKKQSGGSGQFAEVKLEITPTEPGEGYSFESRIVGGAVPKEYIPGVEKGIQSVMDSGPLAGFPVIDFKVALLDGKFHDVDSSVLAFEIAARMCMREGMRKAGAKLLEPIMKVEVITPEEYTGGIIGDLTSRRGQVSGQEPRGNAIAIDAFVPLANMFGYINTLRSMSSGRAQFTMQFDHYDPVPQNISDEIQAKYA